One window of Rasiella rasia genomic DNA carries:
- a CDS encoding cyanophycinase: protein MKAKGTLIPIGGNEDKGIDENEIYHLEFIEAGILSRVVKEAGGVNAEIIIIPTASSIPVEVGENYLQAFGKLGCTNLFVMDIREKEDSSKPEYIARMKTAACVMFSGGNQSKITRKIGGTILHDIMLERYQNEAFVIAGTSAGAMCMSHEMITGGSSQESFIKGAVGMNKGMSFIPELIIDSHFIRRGRFGRMAEAVAKFPNLIGVGLAEDTGLIIKDGKFEVLGSGMVILFNARKAKHNNHHLLAEGTPMSLTNLKTHILANGDRFNIKKKRVNISPFELPVIEG, encoded by the coding sequence ATGAAAGCAAAAGGTACACTCATCCCTATTGGTGGAAATGAAGATAAAGGCATTGATGAAAATGAAATCTACCATTTAGAATTTATTGAGGCAGGAATTCTCTCTCGCGTGGTAAAAGAAGCTGGTGGGGTTAATGCAGAAATCATCATTATACCAACCGCCTCTAGTATTCCAGTAGAAGTGGGTGAAAATTACCTGCAAGCCTTTGGCAAACTTGGTTGTACTAATTTATTTGTGATGGATATTCGTGAAAAGGAAGATAGCAGTAAACCAGAATATATTGCTCGTATGAAAACTGCAGCTTGTGTTATGTTTTCTGGTGGAAACCAATCTAAAATTACTCGAAAAATAGGTGGCACCATATTACATGACATTATGTTAGAGCGTTACCAGAACGAGGCTTTTGTTATTGCAGGAACAAGCGCAGGTGCTATGTGCATGAGTCATGAAATGATTACTGGCGGGAGTAGTCAGGAGTCTTTTATTAAAGGAGCTGTTGGCATGAATAAAGGGATGAGTTTTATCCCAGAGCTTATTATAGACAGTCACTTTATTAGACGTGGCCGATTTGGAAGAATGGCAGAAGCCGTTGCTAAGTTCCCGAATCTCATTGGTGTTGGTTTAGCCGAAGATACGGGTCTCATTATAAAAGATGGAAAGTTTGAAGTTCTTGGCTCTGGTATGGTAATTTTATTTAATGCACGAAAGGCCAAACACAATAATCACCACTTGTTAGCTGAAGGTACGCCAATGTCGCTAACCAATCTAAAAACACATATTTTGGCAAACGGTGATCGCTTTAATATTAAAAAGAAGCGGGTGAATATCTCACCATTTGAATTGCCCGTAATAGAGGGTTAA
- a CDS encoding AraC family transcriptional regulator, translated as MNSWELIFLFFAFQSMLFAAYFFLRNRGDTLSNCFLGAFLVLFSLNLAYNVLYWSKLLFTPAYVALFGYLSLIWITYPILIYMYARRVVTQIKVGVKDLVHLLPILFVFWCYSPIYFLSSEDKLDILTQGRTGEYIHLSPYIVWIISAFLIFYTCYTFFSFRRKPIGQNKKKWLYWVLGAFSCYVIAMVSYFLISRLGHITTEDDYVIMYLIVLFIGVMTYFALMQPAIFEGLKLEHIIPFVKYKKTGLTPKHSKELKKELLSLMRIEQPYLDGNLRLDDLAQQLNISRHHMSQIINEHFDTNFFDFVNSYRIETAKKLLENDDTKTITDVIYASGFNNRVSFYKAFKRHTGATPSTYKSVED; from the coding sequence ATGAATTCTTGGGAACTCATTTTTTTGTTCTTTGCGTTTCAATCGATGCTTTTCGCAGCATATTTTTTCTTGCGAAATCGAGGCGATACGCTTTCTAATTGCTTCCTAGGCGCCTTTTTAGTCCTTTTTTCACTCAATTTAGCCTATAATGTACTGTATTGGTCAAAATTACTGTTCACACCAGCTTATGTAGCATTGTTCGGGTATCTGTCACTTATTTGGATAACGTATCCTATACTTATATATATGTATGCTAGAAGGGTTGTTACACAAATTAAGGTTGGGGTTAAAGACCTTGTACATCTGCTCCCAATACTATTTGTTTTTTGGTGTTACTCCCCCATTTACTTTTTATCTTCCGAAGATAAACTTGACATTTTAACTCAAGGTAGAACGGGTGAATACATTCACCTTAGTCCTTATATTGTTTGGATTATTTCTGCGTTTCTCATCTTTTATACCTGTTATACATTTTTCTCATTTCGGAGGAAACCCATTGGGCAAAACAAAAAGAAATGGTTGTATTGGGTCTTGGGAGCTTTTAGTTGTTATGTAATTGCTATGGTAAGCTATTTCTTAATTTCACGCTTGGGTCACATTACCACAGAAGACGACTATGTAATTATGTATCTTATTGTTCTTTTTATTGGGGTAATGACTTATTTCGCTCTCATGCAACCAGCCATTTTTGAAGGGTTAAAACTAGAACATATTATTCCTTTTGTTAAGTACAAAAAAACGGGACTAACCCCAAAACACTCTAAAGAACTAAAAAAGGAGCTTTTAAGTTTAATGAGAATTGAGCAGCCCTATCTAGACGGTAATCTTCGCTTAGATGATCTTGCCCAGCAATTAAACATTTCCCGACACCATATGTCGCAGATCATTAACGAACATTTTGACACTAATTTCTTCGATTTTGTAAATTCTTATCGCATTGAAACGGCGAAGAAATTGTTAGAAAATGATGATACCAAAACAATTACTGACGTAATTTATGCCAGCGGATTTAACAACCGTGTTTCTTTCTATAAAGCCTTTAAGCGCCATACTGGTGCAACACCAAGCACCTATAAATCTGTCGAGGATTAG
- a CDS encoding T9SS type A sorting domain-containing protein, with protein sequence MKHLHFIILFALSLSMNAQVTVTTITPAFKGSGGLSLDTDGNLYIGDFGDMLGGADPDGEPNFVMKLDSDLNLTVFSPDFTGASGNAFDNNGVLHQADIRDNAIYKVINGARELVTADGIVAPVGIAFDSSGNLYVCNCGDNTIRKITPAGISTLFSSGTMFACPNGMTIDGDDNLYVVNFSNTNIVKITPDGTPEIIANTPDGNGNGHIDYDPNFNVLYIANYAGNQIFYLPIGSSKVVLLAGSGVRGNDDGAALDATFSTPNGIAVSEDGNVLYVNCAVPLNGAVINPQVIRKIEGLTTLSVSENRLNAGQVTVFPNPAEHEITFQLEGISGHDTLSLEIYDTQGRLVHNQNGIAIHESKISATISLENFATGTYVYTLSSVKESLYSGKFYKNRL encoded by the coding sequence ATGAAACATTTACACTTTATTATTTTATTCGCTTTGAGTCTGTCTATGAACGCTCAAGTTACTGTTACAACTATTACTCCAGCTTTTAAAGGAAGCGGTGGGTTATCTCTAGATACCGATGGAAATCTGTATATAGGTGACTTTGGTGATATGCTTGGAGGTGCAGATCCCGATGGAGAACCAAATTTCGTAATGAAACTAGATTCAGATTTAAATCTCACAGTTTTTTCTCCAGACTTTACTGGAGCATCAGGAAATGCATTCGATAACAACGGAGTACTTCACCAAGCAGACATTAGAGATAATGCCATTTACAAAGTTATAAACGGAGCGCGAGAACTTGTTACTGCAGATGGTATTGTTGCCCCAGTAGGTATTGCCTTTGACAGCAGTGGAAATTTATATGTGTGCAACTGCGGTGATAACACGATTAGAAAAATTACTCCCGCTGGCATTTCTACATTATTTAGTTCTGGAACTATGTTTGCATGCCCAAACGGTATGACCATAGATGGTGATGACAACTTATACGTTGTTAATTTTTCTAATACAAACATCGTTAAAATTACACCCGACGGCACGCCAGAAATAATTGCAAACACCCCCGATGGTAATGGTAACGGTCATATAGATTACGACCCAAACTTCAATGTACTCTACATTGCCAATTATGCTGGAAACCAAATTTTCTATCTTCCAATTGGCAGCTCTAAAGTTGTTTTATTGGCAGGCTCGGGAGTACGGGGCAATGACGACGGTGCGGCTTTAGACGCAACTTTTTCTACACCCAACGGGATAGCAGTTTCGGAAGATGGTAATGTACTTTATGTAAATTGCGCAGTTCCATTAAATGGAGCAGTAATTAACCCTCAAGTAATAAGAAAAATAGAGGGCCTGACAACACTTTCGGTTTCTGAGAATAGGTTGAATGCTGGCCAAGTAACTGTATTTCCAAACCCTGCAGAACACGAAATCACTTTTCAACTTGAAGGGATTTCGGGACACGATACGCTGTCGTTAGAAATTTACGACACGCAAGGCAGGTTAGTTCATAATCAAAACGGAATAGCAATTCACGAGTCTAAAATTTCAGCAACCATCTCGCTTGAAAATTTTGCAACGGGTACCTATGTATATACATTAAGCAGTGTCAAGGAATCACTGTACAGTGGAAAATTCTACAAAAATAGGTTGTAA
- a CDS encoding SRPBCC family protein, producing the protein MKISGAITVNSTQEKVAHFFADPQYLKYYQDGFIRKERVSGTVGQEGAIAMLYYQNGRHTIDLEETITKNELPNLFEAKYHHKHMDNTMKCRFVAINDHQTRYEYEYLYTRMTLMPKIMSWINPGMFSKPPKKWLQQFKEFVEKQ; encoded by the coding sequence ATGAAAATATCTGGAGCTATAACTGTTAATAGTACTCAAGAAAAAGTGGCTCACTTTTTTGCAGACCCACAATACTTAAAGTACTATCAAGACGGTTTTATTAGAAAAGAACGCGTCTCGGGTACGGTTGGGCAAGAAGGTGCTATAGCTATGTTATATTACCAAAATGGGAGGCACACTATTGATTTAGAAGAAACCATTACTAAAAATGAGCTTCCAAACTTATTTGAGGCCAAATATCATCATAAGCATATGGACAATACTATGAAATGTAGGTTTGTAGCAATTAACGACCATCAGACGAGGTATGAATATGAGTATTTGTACACACGTATGACGCTTATGCCTAAAATAATGTCTTGGATTAATCCAGGAATGTTTAGTAAACCTCCTAAAAAATGGTTACAACAGTTTAAGGAGTTTGTTGAAAAACAATGA
- a CDS encoding isoaspartyl peptidase/L-asparaginase family protein, with amino-acid sequence MKTFSLAIHGGAGTLLKGQMTAEKEAAYKLSLQESLDAGYSILEKKGTSLDAVEAAVKVLEDSHLFNAGKGSVFTAEGTHEMDAAIMEGKELKAGAVSLITGIKNPVSLARDVMEKSEHVFLAGEGAMKFAKENNYDIVTSQYFYDELRYRQWQDLKGSDAFQLDHSVKKDSKFGTVGAVACDVFGTIAAATSTGGMTNKKWGRVGDSPMIGAGNYANNKTCAVSCTGSGEYFIRGVVAYDVSCLMEYKGLTLSEAASEVIQNRVLKLGGDGGLIAVDAHGTIAMPFNTEGMYRAMKTSKGTSEVKIYK; translated from the coding sequence ATGAAAACATTTTCACTCGCCATTCACGGAGGTGCAGGAACCTTGCTAAAAGGACAAATGACCGCTGAAAAAGAAGCAGCATATAAGCTCTCATTACAAGAGTCGCTAGATGCGGGCTATTCCATTTTGGAAAAGAAGGGAACATCACTCGATGCAGTTGAGGCAGCTGTAAAAGTTTTGGAAGACTCTCATTTGTTTAACGCAGGTAAAGGGAGTGTCTTCACCGCCGAAGGCACCCATGAGATGGATGCTGCCATTATGGAAGGGAAGGAGTTAAAAGCGGGAGCGGTTTCTTTAATCACCGGAATTAAAAACCCTGTGAGTTTGGCACGAGACGTTATGGAAAAGAGTGAACATGTGTTTCTTGCTGGTGAAGGAGCGATGAAGTTTGCTAAGGAAAACAATTATGATATCGTAACATCGCAATATTTCTATGATGAACTGCGCTATCGGCAATGGCAGGATTTAAAGGGGAGTGATGCGTTTCAATTAGATCATTCTGTGAAGAAAGATTCTAAGTTTGGTACGGTAGGTGCCGTGGCCTGTGATGTTTTTGGCACTATTGCTGCTGCTACTTCAACGGGTGGAATGACGAATAAAAAATGGGGGCGAGTTGGAGACAGTCCAATGATTGGTGCCGGAAACTATGCCAATAACAAAACTTGTGCTGTAAGTTGCACGGGTAGTGGCGAATATTTTATTCGAGGCGTAGTTGCTTACGATGTAAGTTGCTTGATGGAGTATAAAGGCTTAACGCTTTCCGAAGCTGCTTCAGAAGTCATTCAAAATAGAGTGCTAAAACTTGGAGGCGATGGCGGTTTAATTGCCGTAGACGCCCACGGAACTATTGCCATGCCGTTTAATACAGAAGGAATGTACAGAGCCATGAAGACATCTAAGGGAACGAGCGAGGTGAAAATCTATAAGTAA
- a CDS encoding tetratricopeptide repeat-containing sensor histidine kinase gives MKALFILLVPTILWSQDISEKERLKNAIDTTSSIPEKVQGYADLAWEYIITENDSALIYANKALLFSQKNKYPLGEAIALETKGLYHEIATGNYDLASTFYFDGIAVCETHNLEYSSSIYHSLGVMFHTSDGFEKALEYYTIAYEGAVSSGDLVLQKKCLINLGSVNSSLENFDKAESFMRESLSLDVRKEMDYSTYANLGYLYVKNEDFEQALPMLEKATEIHPDNPDSEINLYFLLHAKAELKDTTGMKPVLQRAKNALNTVVGLRDKSLLLRNLADYYKMAGDYKQALDYRDEYVTVFEEIKEKQRDETVYNLETQYQTEKTERELEKKEAAQKLLYWILGSTGLLLTAITFFFLKNRKKNALLAKQKRILEATVDEKNVLLKETHHRVKNSFQIVSSLLYLQSETIKDKEAKIAMQEAQNRVRSMVLIHQKLYSKDQLVGIGTKEYFTDLTNDIFESHQFEDQAIQYTLDVEQLVLDIETITPIGLILNELITNVIKHAFKPVTDISVMHIQFKKQREQLLLKVKDNGQGMSAEIKESSFGIQLIKALAKKLKATITFPDQAQSGTCALLEIRRFNEL, from the coding sequence TTGAAAGCACTATTTATTTTATTAGTACCCACCATTTTATGGAGTCAAGATATCTCTGAAAAAGAACGATTAAAGAATGCCATAGATACAACCTCTTCTATCCCAGAAAAAGTACAAGGTTATGCAGATTTAGCCTGGGAGTATATTATTACTGAAAACGATAGTGCCTTGATATACGCCAATAAGGCCTTACTCTTTTCGCAAAAAAATAAGTATCCGCTTGGTGAGGCTATTGCTTTAGAGACAAAAGGATTGTACCACGAAATTGCCACCGGAAATTACGATTTGGCAAGTACTTTTTATTTTGACGGCATTGCTGTTTGCGAAACACATAATCTAGAATATTCCTCTTCTATTTATCACTCTCTTGGGGTTATGTTTCATACCTCAGACGGATTTGAAAAGGCTTTAGAATATTACACCATAGCCTATGAGGGCGCAGTATCGTCTGGAGATTTAGTACTGCAAAAAAAATGCCTTATTAATTTAGGCTCTGTTAATTCTTCACTCGAAAATTTCGATAAAGCTGAAAGTTTTATGCGTGAAAGTTTAAGCTTAGATGTAAGAAAAGAAATGGATTATAGTACCTATGCGAATCTCGGGTATTTATATGTAAAGAATGAAGATTTTGAACAAGCCTTACCTATGCTTGAAAAAGCCACCGAAATCCACCCCGACAATCCAGATTCTGAAATAAATCTCTACTTTCTACTTCATGCAAAAGCAGAACTAAAAGACACAACAGGCATGAAACCTGTATTACAACGGGCAAAAAATGCGTTAAACACAGTGGTTGGTTTGCGGGATAAGAGCTTATTGTTGCGAAATTTAGCCGACTATTATAAAATGGCAGGCGACTACAAGCAAGCACTAGACTATAGAGATGAGTATGTAACTGTATTTGAAGAAATTAAGGAGAAGCAGCGAGACGAAACAGTCTATAATCTGGAAACGCAATACCAAACTGAGAAAACAGAACGCGAATTAGAAAAAAAAGAGGCCGCTCAAAAACTTTTGTATTGGATACTTGGTTCTACAGGTTTGTTGCTCACAGCTATAACCTTCTTCTTCTTAAAAAACAGAAAAAAAAATGCCCTACTGGCAAAGCAGAAACGTATACTTGAAGCAACCGTTGATGAGAAAAATGTCTTACTAAAAGAGACACATCATCGCGTTAAAAACAGTTTTCAAATTGTATCATCACTTCTCTATTTGCAGTCTGAGACCATAAAAGATAAAGAGGCGAAAATAGCCATGCAAGAAGCTCAAAATAGGGTTCGCTCTATGGTGCTAATTCATCAAAAATTATACAGTAAAGACCAGTTGGTAGGCATAGGCACTAAAGAATACTTTACAGATTTAACTAATGATATCTTTGAAAGTCATCAGTTTGAGGACCAAGCAATTCAATACACTTTAGATGTTGAACAATTGGTTTTAGATATTGAAACAATTACTCCAATAGGACTGATACTAAACGAGCTTATTACCAATGTTATTAAACATGCATTTAAGCCTGTTACAGACATAAGTGTTATGCACATTCAGTTTAAAAAACAAAGAGAACAATTGCTTTTAAAGGTGAAAGATAATGGCCAGGGAATGTCAGCAGAAATAAAAGAAAGCTCGTTTGGAATTCAGCTCATAAAAGCTCTTGCCAAAAAATTAAAGGCAACAATAACATTCCCAGATCAAGCACAATCAGGTACCTGTGCACTTCTCGAGATTAGACGATTTAATGAACTATAA
- a CDS encoding LytR/AlgR family response regulator transcription factor, translating to MKALNIYIVEDEPLITATVETALKKQGFKVLGDSDEYDEALEQIDKLGPDLVLLDIQLEGALDGIHLAQQLDERKIPYLYLTSQTDPNTIARVKDTHPLGYIVKPFTEAGLRSNIELAWHNFSLTAEDFILLKSEGRTHKINQASITHLKAFDNYCYVYTTSNQYLVPHTLKHTSEKLNLQNFIQTHRSYWVNLKRITATEKNMVYVGEETIPLSNSNKEKLFKKLELLLLFGWILL from the coding sequence GTGAAAGCACTTAACATCTACATTGTGGAAGATGAACCGCTAATTACTGCTACAGTTGAAACTGCTTTAAAAAAACAGGGATTTAAGGTACTTGGCGATAGTGACGAATATGATGAAGCCTTAGAACAAATTGACAAGCTTGGACCAGATCTTGTCTTACTCGACATCCAGCTAGAAGGAGCGCTGGACGGCATTCATTTAGCACAACAGTTAGATGAACGAAAAATACCTTACTTATACTTAACTTCACAAACAGACCCCAATACCATTGCTCGCGTAAAAGATACCCATCCGTTAGGCTATATTGTTAAACCATTTACAGAAGCCGGTTTGCGAAGTAATATTGAATTAGCCTGGCACAATTTTTCGTTAACGGCCGAAGATTTTATTCTCTTAAAATCTGAGGGGCGAACCCATAAAATTAATCAAGCAAGCATCACTCATTTAAAGGCTTTCGACAATTATTGCTATGTGTATACAACGTCAAACCAGTATCTTGTACCTCACACGTTAAAGCATACTTCGGAAAAATTAAATCTTCAAAATTTTATACAAACACATAGATCGTATTGGGTTAATTTAAAACGAATTACAGCAACAGAGAAAAATATGGTTTATGTTGGGGAAGAGACCATTCCATTGAGCAACTCGAATAAAGAAAAGCTCTTCAAGAAACTCGAGCTGTTATTACTTTTTGGTTGGATTCTATTATAA
- a CDS encoding beta strand repeat-containing protein, which yields MKNALVLILLFCMFKISTAQVGIGTVTPDGSSILDVASTEKGLLIPRMTLGQRNLIGSPATGLLIYQTTNTPGFYFYNGSVWVNLSASANSWNILGNSGTNPSSNFLGTTDAQDIAFRSNNIEKMRLTQLGQLSFTNASNSIFIGTEAGENDNQTDNTNIGLGYRALFNNSNGYDNIAIGRLSLTNNTTGRDNTAIGEEALISNLTGFDNIALGDKLLTALTSGDNNIAIGDRTLIATNGSYNLAIGSSAGSVNTGSGSIFLGYFAGASEIGSNKLYIENSNADANNALIYGEFDTNTLRTNGQFQIGNPATSGYALPTNRGTANQVLTSAGDGTTSWQSGSGGAQEINDLTDAKTVSRSVYLGNGSGNNDNSGDKQNTAVGDDALRNTNSGIQNVAIGESTMLNNTSGERNTAVGQSSMRNNSSGNRNTVIGEDALYSNSSGSGNVAIGNRAGYGETSSNKLYIENSDANANNALIYGEFDTNIVRTNGELQIGNPTGTGYALPTNQGTANQVLTTAGDGTTSWGDVTVVEVDGDVTNEIQDLSVVGNEIQISGGGASASLRAFMNPKFPDGMAGAQPVTHRFPSSYTVPAGKNFYITQIYSVNPAASFLVNGIVMKFGMENRSAAQGLANPIICGSGDVITTAGTMGTSVRMNGLLVDAGVTPVTGNTDNYTVPAGKMFVLFGVSNDAANLISISRLTAGVTETLYQGQGNNNTSTYSIHWAFQNPMFFDENEVLQILGTGTEGFNGYLIDK from the coding sequence ATGAAAAATGCATTAGTACTTATACTATTATTTTGTATGTTCAAAATAAGTACCGCTCAAGTTGGAATAGGAACAGTTACACCAGATGGCAGTTCTATTTTAGATGTCGCTTCTACTGAAAAAGGTCTTTTAATACCTCGTATGACACTTGGGCAACGAAATTTAATTGGTTCGCCAGCAACAGGTCTGCTAATTTACCAAACCACTAATACACCAGGATTCTATTTTTACAATGGTAGCGTATGGGTTAACCTATCGGCAAGTGCGAACTCATGGAATATTCTAGGTAATTCTGGCACCAACCCCTCATCCAACTTTTTAGGTACCACAGACGCGCAAGACATTGCATTTAGATCTAACAATATTGAAAAAATGCGCCTAACACAACTTGGTCAACTATCATTTACAAATGCTAGCAATTCAATATTTATTGGTACAGAAGCTGGAGAAAACGACAACCAAACAGACAACACCAATATTGGATTAGGATATAGAGCATTATTCAACAATTCCAACGGTTACGACAATATCGCCATAGGTAGACTTTCTTTAACAAACAATACAACCGGGCGCGACAATACAGCAATAGGTGAAGAAGCCTTAATCAGTAATTTAACCGGATTTGATAATATTGCACTTGGCGATAAACTATTAACTGCCCTTACCTCTGGCGATAACAATATTGCCATTGGCGATAGAACGCTTATAGCTACAAATGGCAGCTATAACTTAGCCATTGGGAGCAGTGCAGGATCTGTAAACACAGGTAGTGGCAGCATATTTCTAGGGTATTTTGCAGGAGCTAGTGAAATAGGCAGTAACAAGCTGTACATCGAAAATAGCAACGCCGACGCCAATAACGCATTGATTTACGGAGAATTTGACACAAACACACTACGTACCAACGGACAATTTCAAATAGGAAATCCAGCTACGTCAGGATACGCACTGCCAACAAATCGAGGTACAGCAAACCAAGTACTTACCTCTGCAGGAGATGGCACCACAAGTTGGCAATCTGGTTCTGGAGGCGCCCAAGAGATTAACGACCTTACTGACGCTAAAACCGTATCGAGAAGTGTATACCTTGGAAATGGTTCTGGAAATAATGATAACAGCGGAGACAAACAAAACACTGCAGTTGGCGATGATGCATTAAGAAACACAAATAGTGGCATTCAGAATGTAGCTATTGGTGAATCAACAATGCTAAATAATACTTCTGGAGAACGAAATACTGCCGTTGGTCAGTCTTCGATGCGAAATAATTCATCGGGAAACAGAAATACCGTCATTGGTGAAGATGCTCTTTATAGTAATTCTTCTGGAAGCGGAAACGTAGCTATCGGAAACCGAGCAGGTTATGGCGAAACAAGTAGTAATAAATTATATATTGAAAACTCAGACGCTAATGCAAACAATGCTTTAATTTATGGAGAATTTGACACAAATATAGTACGTACAAATGGTGAACTTCAAATAGGAAATCCTACAGGAACTGGATATGCGTTACCAACAAATCAAGGAACAGCAAATCAAGTACTTACAACTGCTGGCGATGGTACAACAAGTTGGGGCGATGTAACGGTTGTTGAGGTTGACGGCGACGTCACCAACGAAATCCAAGACCTGAGTGTAGTTGGAAATGAAATTCAAATCTCAGGAGGTGGCGCATCCGCTAGCCTGAGAGCCTTTATGAATCCAAAATTTCCAGATGGTATGGCAGGTGCGCAACCAGTTACACATCGATTCCCTTCTTCATACACAGTACCCGCAGGAAAAAACTTTTACATAACTCAGATTTATAGTGTAAATCCTGCCGCTTCATTTTTAGTAAATGGAATCGTTATGAAATTTGGTATGGAAAATAGATCCGCAGCCCAAGGCTTAGCGAATCCAATAATTTGCGGTTCTGGAGATGTTATTACAACCGCTGGAACGATGGGAACGTCGGTTCGAATGAATGGCCTTTTGGTAGACGCTGGGGTTACTCCTGTTACTGGTAATACTGATAATTATACAGTACCAGCAGGAAAAATGTTTGTCCTTTTTGGGGTAAGTAATGATGCAGCAAATCTTATTTCTATTTCAAGGTTAACGGCTGGTGTAACTGAAACGCTTTACCAAGGGCAGGGAAATAATAATACATCAACTTATTCTATACATTGGGCATTTCAAAACCCAATGTTTTTTGACGAAAATGAAGTTTTACAGATTTTAGGCACTGGAACAGAAGGGTTTAATGGGTATCTGATTGATAAATAG